The region TCAGTATCCAGCAGACAGCAGGAGCTGAAACAGCGGCAGCTACTACCGTTATCATAATCGGGCAATAAAATCATTATAGAATGCTAAAAAAGAGTGATAACTATTATTGGAGCCTTGCAATGACCcatgaggtaaaaaaaaaaaaaaaaaaaaaaaaaggcagggcaACTTTCCCTATTTAGAAGGGAAGCCCAGAGCTTGAGTTTCCTAAATCCTGGCTGCCCAAATGGAAGTGTCTTTTGCTACCTGGACCTGCATTTTGCCTCTGGGTACATTGTTCTCTGGTGGATGGGGCTGCCTTGCCCTCAGCCTCTGCCTACTCACTTGTAGCTGGGGGCTCTAGCATCAAAGCCAGAGGCCAGCATGAATGAGGAGCCAAAGTTGTAAATTCAAACCCTCTTCtgcagagggtgtgtgtgtgtttggggagggggggtGGATTCTGTTATCTGCAAATAGCCAGTTTCCCCAGCTGAGCCCCAGATGAACTCAGGgaagtcctggttcctcctcagggAGCGGATATTGGCTGCCTGGTGAAATCTTAATCCAAGGACATGCATTATAGTAAAATATAGAGTGAATTTCAGCTGTACCCCTCTGGTCCACACCTGTCTGCCCTGGCTTAGCCCATCCCTTACCCTCTGCCTCCCACAGGTGTCAGAGGCCTGTGATGCTGTGTTTGTGGCTGGCAAGGAGAGCCGGGGCGCTCGAGGATTGCAGGTGGACTTCTGGTGGCGccggctgcgggcctcactgcgGCTGACCGTGTGGGCCCCGCTGCTGCCCCTGCGCATTGAGCTGACCGACACCACCCTCGAGCAGGTCCGAGGCTGGAGGGTACCTGGCCCAGCGGAAGGGTGAGTGGAGGCCTGAGGAAACTGGCAGGCCTTGGCGAAGTCACTCTGGGATTGAGGGAGGGTGCAGGGGACACAGCCAGAAGCCCGAGCTGAGGTCTTCACCGAGCCTCTGACCAATGTTTGTGACTGCCgagctcccttcccccacctcctgccctgcctTATTTCTCTATAGTACGTATCACTTTCTAATATACCACCTGATCGGATTAATCTTGTTTGCGGTCCACCTACCCTGTCCGCACTCCTCCCCTAGGATGTAAGCCCTCAAAGGCAGGGGTTTTGCCTGttctgttcactgctgtgtcctcTGAGCCTAAGATGCTAGCTAGCTCAGTAAACATTGAGGGGATCCTACCAGAGCCCCAGGGTGTAATCTGGCCCTCCAAAGAGTGAGCACTCGTAGATCTATCTCCCCCGTAAGAGGGTCTCCTCACCTCCCCCTTGGCCAGAGTTCCAATAAGGAGCAAGAGGAGGGCAAGAGTGGCTTGATGGATAGGCACAGGCACCAATCAGGAACCGGACTGGGGGCGCGGCGTCTGCAGGTGGAAGGGCCTGGCCACAGAGGCGCGGCTGTGGGCGGAGCGTGAAGAACGTGCTCCCATTAGGAGCGTGGGTGGGGCCCCAGTGGGCTGGGGGCGGAGCCCGCGTTgacgccccgcccccgggccgcCCCTCACCGCAGGGCGCCGGAGCCCGAGGCTGCGGGGGCGGAGGAGGCCGAGCGGCGCGCCCGCGGCTGCCGCCTGCAGTACCAGCGCGCCGGCGTGCGCTTCCTCGTCCCCTTCGCCGCCCACCCGCTGGACAGCGGCCGCCGCCTCACCCACCTGCTCGGCCCTGACTGGCTCCTGGACGTGTCCCACCTCGTAGCGCCGCACGCCCGCGTGCAGGACCCGCGCGTGGCCTCGCTGGAGGGAGGCCGCGTCCTGGTGGGCCGGGAGCCCGGTGTTACCTCCATTGAGGTGAGCAGATGCCCTGAGAAGAGTGTAGGTGCTTCCCAGCATGCTCGTGGGCAGGTGCAAAGAATGTTGGAGGGGCCCGGGCTGTACCTGGGGTGGTATGAGCCCAGTGGGATTAGGGATTGGGTGAGACTTTGGTGGCTCGTGTAATGGGCGAAGTCCTCAAAGTAGGAAGGACTGAAGTTGGCTATGTGAGAGAGTCTTGAGAGAGGAAGGAACTGCCCCTCTGTGTGGCATGGGGGTCCAGGTATGTATAAGGTGTGTGGTTGGGGTGCAGTGGGTGGGAAGGCAGCCTGTTTGGATGCTACGAGCACAAACCAGATCCCTTTGTAGGGGTGCTGGGCTCTCAGAGCAGAGAAGCTGTCTGTGTATGAGGCCCCCCTCAACTTTCAGCTCACTCTTACCCTCAGGTGCGTTCCCCGCTGTCTGACTCCATCCTCGGGGAGCAGGCGCTGGCCGTGACGGACGACAAGGTCTCAGTGCTGGAGCTGCGGGTGCAGCCGGTGATGGGCATCTCACTGGCCCTGAGCCGGGGCACTGCCCACCCCGGGGAGGTCACAGCCACGTGCTGGGCACAGTCAGCCCTTCCCGCCCCAAAGCAGGTGACAGCTGTGGGTTAGGGAGAGGAGGTCAACATCTCCAGCTGGGGACTGATAACAGAGGGATGGGAGGTATCTCCACCCTTCACCTTAGGGTTTTCAGAATGAGGACTGACTCCCTGTAAGTAAGGTAGTGAGCTCTCTGCAGCTGGAGGTGATCAAGCAGTGGCTGGCTGAAATGTGGCAGTGGGAGGTTGATTagatggctctgaggaccctCCCAATGACTCAGACCCCGGGGCTGAGTGGCAGACAGGTGATTGACACACATCCCCTCTCTCCCTGTGTTTTGTCCCTCTGCCTGTGTCTGTTTTCTCTCTGGTCTCTCCTCCGTGTGGCCTGTCTCTGTGGGAGTGGTCtctgtgtgcatgcgtgcgtgccCTCGCGTGTCTCTGCCTGTGTCCGTGTGCCCCACAGGAGGTGGCCCTTTCCCTGTGGCTGTCCTTCTCTGACCATACCCTGGCCCCCGCTGAGCTCTACGACCACCATGACCTGGGACTGTCCATCTCGGCCGAGGAACCCGGTGCTGTCCTGCCAGCCGAGGAGCGGGGTGCCCAACTTGGGGTGGTGGTGAGTGGAGCAGGCGCTGAGGGGCTGCCCCTGCATGTGGCTCTGCACCCGCCTGAGCCCTGCCGCCGGGGCCGCCACCGTGTGCCCCTGGCCTCTGGCACCGCGTGGCTAGGGCTgccccctgctcccacccctgcccctgccctcccatCCAGCCCTGCTCGGAGCTCACCAGCCCCGGAGGCCAGTGTGGGTGGAGAACGGCGGGCGGCAGGCAGCTTGGGGGGCAGCAGGGACATGAGGGGCAAGTTCgagcaggcagaggaggaggccagaaaggaagaggcagacgctagggaggaggaggaggaacaggagGAGATGGTCCCTGCCCCACAGCGGGTCACCGACCTAGAGCTGGGCATGTACGCCCTGCTGGGCATCTTCTGTCTGGCCATCCTCATCTTCCTGGTCAATGGTGTGGTTTTCGTGCTGCGCTACCAGCGCAAAGAGCCTCCTGACAGTGCCACTGACcctgcctccccccagccccacaaCTGGGTCTGGCTGGGCACTGACCAGGAGGAACTGAGCCGCCAGCTGGACCGGCAGTCCCCTGGCCTGCCCAAAGGGGAGGGAAGCTGCCCCTGCgagagtgggggaggaggggaggcccccaccccagcccaggcacCTGCTGGGGCCACCACCAGCTCTTTGAGCACCTTGGCCAGGAAGGAAGCCGGGGGGCGGCGGAAGCGTGTAGAGTTTGTGACGTTCGCACCAGCACCCCCAGTCCAGCTGCCCGAGGAGCCCGTGGGGGCCCCTGCTGTGCAGTCCATCCTAGTGGCGGGCGAGGAGGACATCCGCTGGGTGTGTGAGGACATGGGGCTGAAAGACCCCGAGGAGCTGCGCAGCTACATGGAGAGGATCCGGGGCAGCTCCTGACCCTCCCGGCCTCGCCTGGCCCGGCGCTGTCAGCTTCCAGCCCGGGtagcctcctgctcctcctccggTGCTTGTTAATCCGAGTCCTTTGCCTGGCTCCTCACAGGGAGTCCCCCCAGGCCCCCTCCGCCCTGCCCTTTGTCATGGACCGCAGTTGTGAGGAAGGGCTCATGGCCCTTACTTATGAGACCCATTTCATCCTGATGTTGGGTACAGAATAAACTGAAAAGGAAACCCCAGCGGACTGCTGCAGTCTATGTTGGCGGGAGAGAAGCGAGGGACTAGGGTGGGGGGTGTGTTCAGCCACTGTCCCTCCTGGGACAGCTTTGGGAGGCTCGGCCCTGGGCCGCCCTCTCATAGCGACCAGTGATCCCAATAAACAGGATGGTCGTGGCAGCCTGAATGCCGGCCAGCAGGAAGAAGTAGAGGTCCATTCGGCATTTGTTGATGTTCCCTGGGGAAAGGAGGGGTTGGCATTTGGGTCAGGGCAGGGCTCCCCTGGGGCTGGCAGCTGAAGCCAGAGTGGGCAGCGGAGGGGATCTGAAAACACTGGGCAGATGGCCCTCTGGCATCTGGCTGCTCTGGATGTCCCCTGTGGCGTCTACAATGCCCTGTTAGCTGGTTCTTTGGGGGGCTTAAAACATTAAGGACCACAGAGAAAGGTGACCCTTCAACCAGAATGTTAGAGTTCCAGAAGCAGGCAGGCCCCTTGGAGGTCTGCTGCGTTCAGTGATCCCTTTTTGGTGGTCAGGGTAATTGAGGCCCCAGGAGGGGAGGCCACGCTGTGGGCAGTGGGCCAAGTTTGGGCTCAAACTCTGTTCTCCTGAGTCTAGtgtgccacttccttctgccTAGGGTCAAGCACACAGCAGTTGCCACCACCTttcctttcccagcctccctccgcCTATGTCCCATTCCCAGGAGGCCCCCATACTCACCAGAGTCCTGGGGGCAGTGCAGCCAGCCTCCcggcagtgacagcagtgccacCAGGCTGGAGCCCAACAGCGAGCCCACCCCCGACAAGCAGAAGAAGATGCCCATGATGGCGCCCTGCATGGAGCGTGGGGCCTCTGAGTACGCAAACTCCAAgcctgcagagggagggaggacaaCCCGAGGGGCCGGTGGAGGAGCAGAAAGCGGGCTCAGGCCCCACAAcgctcaccccacccccaccaagcctccaccctggcctccctgaatGAGTGCTGTGATGACGACACCCAAGCACCAATAACCCTCTGCCCTGCTCATCCCCTCATCTGAACACCTCCACCTGGATGCTCCCACATTCTTCTGTCTCCCCTGTTCTCCTTTCTCCCCGGTCTCCCATTTCAGTGATGGCACCACTGAGCCAGCCCTGTCTTCACTGTAACCCCCAATCTCTCTGCCTTCCTTCAACATCATCACCATATCATTGTGATTCAACCTCGGAAATCTGCTCCCAATGTCTTTCCCCAGCTCTGTTCCCTCTACCCTGGGCCAAATGAACAAAGGGAGGACAGAGGGGACCCCGACTACCTAGGGGCCTTGGAGAGAGCCTCATGGGGGAGACAGCATTTAGACTGGGAATTGAAGGGGAAGTGGGAGTTCACTTCTGATCAGCGGCAGGGGGAACACCAAGGTCAAAGACACAGAGGGTGGGAAACACGGCAGCAGGGGGGCTGTGTGGGAAGTTGGTATGGGAACTGTCTCATTCACCTCCAGAGCCCCCATGTCTGTCACGGTGCCTGGCACAAACCAGATGCTGACAAGTCCCAAATGGGTGAATGCAGCCCCACTCAGAAAACCCTGCCTTTCTCCATTCAGACAAGCTCCAGAGGCTGTGCCCGTGAGACCTCTGACATTGAGGCACCACCAGGCAGAGCCCATCACTGGTATGAGAGCTGGGGAGGGGTCCAGGGTACCTGGGATGCTGGCAAAGATCTCACTGATCCCGATGAGCAGGTACTGAGGGATCTGCCACCAGATGGACAGTGGTGCTGCATAGTATATGTTCTGCCCGATCTGCTGGGACACCGTCTGGTTGTGACTGATGTATTCTAAACGCTCCATCTCCAGGACTCCtggtgagggagagagggagactaCAGCCAGGCCCACTCTAGGCAGCTTTGCCCATGACAGAGCTTGACATGTAGTGGATATTCACTAAGTAGCCAGTGATTGACTAGGCAGCAGGTAAAGAAAAGAACAGTGGCCCTCCAACCCTTCCCTTTTTGCCTTGGCTGCTAGGAAGCTCAGAACTAGGTTTTGCACTCCATAACAATAACAACTCTCATTAATTGAGAACCTGTTATGAGCTAGGTATTTAATACACATTCTTGCAAATGCAAAAGAGAAATCTGGATTAAACAAccagcccagagtcacacagctgataagtaGTTGGGGCTGGGTTTGCACCCCAGTGTGTCTGGTTTCAAAGCTGGCCCAGTTTCCATGATATCACGTGACTCCTCTACTGCAGCATCAAGTAGTACAGGAGGCTTTCTAACCTGACtttcaagtttattttctctctttccccttcaTTGCTTAGGAGACAGCTGTGCACTAGTGgaatgaacactgaatatggaattagGTGATTTGGGTTCCAATCCCGACCCTGCCACTggctagctgtgtgaacttgggccaATCACTTAGCCTCTTTGAGACTCAGTTCACTTATGCAACAGGTGGGAATAAAAATCCCAGGATCATCGTGAGAATGAAATAGGGCGAAACGCACTAAAGCACGTAGCTGAAAAAGAATCTAGTTTGCTTTTTCATCCTTGTAACACAGTACTGTTTATTGACCTTCATTTCCTCCGGCTCCTCCCTGTGATCCAGGGACAGTGCTGGATGCTTTACCGgattcatctcatttaatcctcacaacactcTTGCTAGACCACATTCCATGAGGATTGAGCCCGGGCCCTGCACAGGGTCTGAATGAATTACTCTCCCCATGTTAAAGCTCAGAGACTCGAAGTAACTTCAGGATCACTAAGTCATGTAGTGAAAAGGGCCGAGGTTTGTGCAGTAGCATCATACAAAGCCTCTTTACCAGACCCCTTTCTTGTAAGTGGATTCAAATCCTTTTCAAATGTTAGAAGGAAGAGAATAAATAATATGTACTCTTCTGAAAAAAGCCCCCAAACCAGTAAGTGgctgtgtgtctttggaaaaCAAATTCGACACATTACTGAGCACCTATGTGCATTATTCGTAGCAGTGAatagccaaaaagaaacaaacagcctgCCTTCATGGGCTT is a window of Vicugna pacos chromosome 10, VicPac4, whole genome shotgun sequence DNA encoding:
- the TMEM132A gene encoding transmembrane protein 132A isoform X4 encodes the protein MCARMAGHAAAAPRGPCGPWLCLLVALALDVVRVACDQDPLDPVYLPAALELLDAPEHFRVQQVGRYPPANSTLGSRSETFLLLQPWPRAQPLLRASYPPFATQQVVPPRVTEPHQRPVPWDVRAVSVEAAVTPAEPHARVLFHLKGQDWPPGPSSLPCARLHATHPAGTAHQACHFQPTLGACVVELEFPSHWFSQGSATRAELAYTLEPASKGPGDCGPGGEEDPREQALPVGSVELRPADPPQYQEVPLDEAVTLRVPDMPVRPGQLFSATLLLRHNFTASVLILRIKVKKGLHVTAARPAQPTLWAAKLDRFKGSKHHTTLITCHRAGPLGPDSSPLELSEFLWVDFLVENGTSGGVAVTRPVTWQLEYPGQAPEAEKDKMVWEILVSERDIRALVPLAKAEELVNTAPLTGVPRRVPVRLVTVDSGGALVEVTEHIGCESANTQVLQVSEACDAVFVAGKESRGARGLQVDFWWRRLRASLRLTVWAPLLPLRIELTDTTLEQVRGWRVPGPAEGAPEPEAAGAEEAERRARGCRLQYQRAGVRFLVPFAAHPLDSGRRLTHLLGPDWLLDVSHLVAPHARVQDPRVASLEGGRVLVGREPGVTSIEVRSPLSDSILGEQALAVTDDKVSVLELRVQPVMGISLALSRGTAHPGEVTATCWAQSALPAPKQEVALSLWLSFSDHTLAPAELYDHHDLGLSISAEEPGAVLPAEERGAQLGVVVSGAGAEGLPLHVALHPPEPCRRGRHRVPLASGTAWLGLPPAPTPAPALPSSPARSSPAPEASVGGERRAAGSLGGSRDMRGKFEQAEEEARKEEADAREEEEEQEEMVPAPQRVTDLELGMYALLGIFCLAILIFLVNGVVFVLRYQRKEPPDSATDPASPQPHNWVWLGTDQEELSRQLDRQSPGLPKGEGSCPCESGGGGEAPTPAQAPAGATTSSLSTLARKEAGGRRKRVEFVTFAPAPPVQLPEEPVGAPAVQSILVAGEEDIRWVCEDMGLKDPEELRSYMERIRGSS
- the TMEM132A gene encoding transmembrane protein 132A isoform X3, whose product is MCARMAGHAAAAPRGPCGPWLCLLVALALDVVRVACDQDPLDPVYLPAALELLDAPEHFRVQQVGRYPPANSTLGSRSETFLLLQPWPRAQPLLRASYPPFATQQVVPPRVTEPHQRPVPWDVRAVSVEAAVTPAEPHARVLFHLKGQDWPPGPSSLPCARLHATHPAGTAHQACHFQPTLGACVVELEFPSHWFSQGSATRAELAYTLEPASKGPGDCGPGGEEDPREQALPVGSVELRPADPPQYQEVPLDEAVTLRVPDMPVRPGQLFSATLLLRHNFTASVLILRIKVKKGLHVTAARPAQPTLWAAKLDRFKGSKHHTTLITCHRAGPLGPDSSSPLELSEFLWVDFLVENGTSGGVAVTRPVTWQLEYPGQAPEAEKDKMVWEILVSERDIRALVPLAKAEELVNTAPLTGVPRRVPVRLVTVDSGGALVEVTEHIGCESANTQVLQVSEACDAVFVAGKESRGARGLQVDFWWRRLRASLRLTVWAPLLPLRIELTDTTLEQVRGWRVPGPAEGAPEPEAAGAEEAERRARGCRLQYQRAGVRFLVPFAAHPLDSGRRLTHLLGPDWLLDVSHLVAPHARVQDPRVASLEGGRVLVGREPGVTSIEVRSPLSDSILGEQALAVTDDKVSVLELRVQPVMGISLALSRGTAHPGEVTATCWAQSALPAPKQEVALSLWLSFSDHTLAPAELYDHHDLGLSISAEEPGAVLPAEERGAQLGVVVSGAGAEGLPLHVALHPPEPCRRGRHRVPLASGTAWLGLPPAPTPAPALPSSPARSSPAPEASVGGERRAAGSLGGSRDMRGKFEQAEEEARKEEADAREEEEEQEEMVPAPQRVTDLELGMYALLGIFCLAILIFLVNGVVFVLRYQRKEPPDSATDPASPQPHNWVWLGTDQEELSRQLDRQSPGLPKGEGSCPCESGGGGEAPTPAQAPAGATTSSLSTLARKEAGGRRKRVEFVTFAPAPPVQLPEEPVGAPAVQSILVAGEEDIRWVCEDMGLKDPEELRSYMERIRGSS
- the TMEM132A gene encoding transmembrane protein 132A isoform X1, giving the protein MDAQPSLAKDLGAEKGSLLLQSSPRHRLLSHRPCLGRAEPHKCLGVEALACDQDPLDPVYLPAALELLDAPEHFRVQQVGRYPPANSTLGSRSETFLLLQPWPRAQPLLRASYPPFATQQVVPPRVTEPHQRPVPWDVRAVSVEAAVTPAEPHARVLFHLKGQDWPPGPSSLPCARLHATHPAGTAHQACHFQPTLGACVVELEFPSHWFSQGSATRAELAYTLEPASKGPGDCGPGGEEDPREQALPVGSVELRPADPPQYQEVPLDEAVTLRVPDMPVRPGQLFSATLLLRHNFTASVLILRIKVKKGLHVTAARPAQPTLWAAKLDRFKGSKHHTTLITCHRAGPLGPDSSSPLELSEFLWVDFLVENGTSGGVAVTRPVTWQLEYPGQAPEAEKDKMVWEILVSERDIRALVPLAKAEELVNTAPLTGVPRRVPVRLVTVDSGGALVEVTEHIGCESANTQVLQVSEACDAVFVAGKESRGARGLQVDFWWRRLRASLRLTVWAPLLPLRIELTDTTLEQVRGWRVPGPAEGAPEPEAAGAEEAERRARGCRLQYQRAGVRFLVPFAAHPLDSGRRLTHLLGPDWLLDVSHLVAPHARVQDPRVASLEGGRVLVGREPGVTSIEVRSPLSDSILGEQALAVTDDKVSVLELRVQPVMGISLALSRGTAHPGEVTATCWAQSALPAPKQEVALSLWLSFSDHTLAPAELYDHHDLGLSISAEEPGAVLPAEERGAQLGVVVSGAGAEGLPLHVALHPPEPCRRGRHRVPLASGTAWLGLPPAPTPAPALPSSPARSSPAPEASVGGERRAAGSLGGSRDMRGKFEQAEEEARKEEADAREEEEEQEEMVPAPQRVTDLELGMYALLGIFCLAILIFLVNGVVFVLRYQRKEPPDSATDPASPQPHNWVWLGTDQEELSRQLDRQSPGLPKGEGSCPCESGGGGEAPTPAQAPAGATTSSLSTLARKEAGGRRKRVEFVTFAPAPPVQLPEEPVGAPAVQSILVAGEEDIRWVCEDMGLKDPEELRSYMERIRGSS
- the TMEM132A gene encoding transmembrane protein 132A isoform X2 — its product is MDAQPSLAKDLGAEKGSLLLQSSPRHRLLSHRPCLGRAEPHKCLGVEALACDQDPLDPVYLPAALELLDAPEHFRVQQVGRYPPANSTLGSRSETFLLLQPWPRAQPLLRASYPPFATQQVVPPRVTEPHQRPVPWDVRAVSVEAAVTPAEPHARVLFHLKGQDWPPGPSSLPCARLHATHPAGTAHQACHFQPTLGACVVELEFPSHWFSQGSATRAELAYTLEPASKGPGDCGPGGEEDPREQALPVGSVELRPADPPQYQEVPLDEAVTLRVPDMPVRPGQLFSATLLLRHNFTASVLILRIKVKKGLHVTAARPAQPTLWAAKLDRFKGSKHHTTLITCHRAGPLGPDSSPLELSEFLWVDFLVENGTSGGVAVTRPVTWQLEYPGQAPEAEKDKMVWEILVSERDIRALVPLAKAEELVNTAPLTGVPRRVPVRLVTVDSGGALVEVTEHIGCESANTQVLQVSEACDAVFVAGKESRGARGLQVDFWWRRLRASLRLTVWAPLLPLRIELTDTTLEQVRGWRVPGPAEGAPEPEAAGAEEAERRARGCRLQYQRAGVRFLVPFAAHPLDSGRRLTHLLGPDWLLDVSHLVAPHARVQDPRVASLEGGRVLVGREPGVTSIEVRSPLSDSILGEQALAVTDDKVSVLELRVQPVMGISLALSRGTAHPGEVTATCWAQSALPAPKQEVALSLWLSFSDHTLAPAELYDHHDLGLSISAEEPGAVLPAEERGAQLGVVVSGAGAEGLPLHVALHPPEPCRRGRHRVPLASGTAWLGLPPAPTPAPALPSSPARSSPAPEASVGGERRAAGSLGGSRDMRGKFEQAEEEARKEEADAREEEEEQEEMVPAPQRVTDLELGMYALLGIFCLAILIFLVNGVVFVLRYQRKEPPDSATDPASPQPHNWVWLGTDQEELSRQLDRQSPGLPKGEGSCPCESGGGGEAPTPAQAPAGATTSSLSTLARKEAGGRRKRVEFVTFAPAPPVQLPEEPVGAPAVQSILVAGEEDIRWVCEDMGLKDPEELRSYMERIRGSS
- the TMEM132A gene encoding transmembrane protein 132A isoform X5, whose translation is MPVRPGQLFSATLLLRHNFTASVLILRIKVKKGLHVTAARPAQPTLWAAKLDRFKGSKHHTTLITCHRAGPLGPDSSSPLELSEFLWVDFLVENGTSGGVAVTRPVTWQLEYPGQAPEAEKDKMVWEILVSERDIRALVPLAKAEELVNTAPLTGVPRRVPVRLVTVDSGGALVEVTEHIGCESANTQVLQVSEACDAVFVAGKESRGARGLQVDFWWRRLRASLRLTVWAPLLPLRIELTDTTLEQVRGWRVPGPAEGAPEPEAAGAEEAERRARGCRLQYQRAGVRFLVPFAAHPLDSGRRLTHLLGPDWLLDVSHLVAPHARVQDPRVASLEGGRVLVGREPGVTSIEVRSPLSDSILGEQALAVTDDKVSVLELRVQPVMGISLALSRGTAHPGEVTATCWAQSALPAPKQEVALSLWLSFSDHTLAPAELYDHHDLGLSISAEEPGAVLPAEERGAQLGVVVSGAGAEGLPLHVALHPPEPCRRGRHRVPLASGTAWLGLPPAPTPAPALPSSPARSSPAPEASVGGERRAAGSLGGSRDMRGKFEQAEEEARKEEADAREEEEEQEEMVPAPQRVTDLELGMYALLGIFCLAILIFLVNGVVFVLRYQRKEPPDSATDPASPQPHNWVWLGTDQEELSRQLDRQSPGLPKGEGSCPCESGGGGEAPTPAQAPAGATTSSLSTLARKEAGGRRKRVEFVTFAPAPPVQLPEEPVGAPAVQSILVAGEEDIRWVCEDMGLKDPEELRSYMERIRGSS
- the TMEM132A gene encoding transmembrane protein 132A isoform X6; protein product: MPVRPGQLFSATLLLRHNFTASVLILRIKVKKGLHVTAARPAQPTLWAAKLDRFKGSKHHTTLITCHRAGPLGPDSSPLELSEFLWVDFLVENGTSGGVAVTRPVTWQLEYPGQAPEAEKDKMVWEILVSERDIRALVPLAKAEELVNTAPLTGVPRRVPVRLVTVDSGGALVEVTEHIGCESANTQVLQVSEACDAVFVAGKESRGARGLQVDFWWRRLRASLRLTVWAPLLPLRIELTDTTLEQVRGWRVPGPAEGAPEPEAAGAEEAERRARGCRLQYQRAGVRFLVPFAAHPLDSGRRLTHLLGPDWLLDVSHLVAPHARVQDPRVASLEGGRVLVGREPGVTSIEVRSPLSDSILGEQALAVTDDKVSVLELRVQPVMGISLALSRGTAHPGEVTATCWAQSALPAPKQEVALSLWLSFSDHTLAPAELYDHHDLGLSISAEEPGAVLPAEERGAQLGVVVSGAGAEGLPLHVALHPPEPCRRGRHRVPLASGTAWLGLPPAPTPAPALPSSPARSSPAPEASVGGERRAAGSLGGSRDMRGKFEQAEEEARKEEADAREEEEEQEEMVPAPQRVTDLELGMYALLGIFCLAILIFLVNGVVFVLRYQRKEPPDSATDPASPQPHNWVWLGTDQEELSRQLDRQSPGLPKGEGSCPCESGGGGEAPTPAQAPAGATTSSLSTLARKEAGGRRKRVEFVTFAPAPPVQLPEEPVGAPAVQSILVAGEEDIRWVCEDMGLKDPEELRSYMERIRGSS